Genomic window (Aquimarina sp. BL5):
GAAGTAAATTAGATAACTGATATGTTCCTTTTATTTGATTTACTTTTCCGGTAGCGTCAATAAACTCAAATTGCTTTGGACCCTTATCCTCAACCGTTATCTTTTTATCTCCATCCGTATCTTCCTGCTGGATTAACTGTTCTAAGGTTTTAGCATGACCTAAATATGTTATCTTCTCTTCATTTTTACAATTGATGACTAAGAAAGAAAAGAAAAGAACTATGAAATATTCAAACTTAAGATTTTGCATATCTAATTATTTATATTACCAGAAAAAACCTACCACTATAGATGTAATAACTAATAGTATCACCGAAAGAATTCTATAATTTTTATACCATGCCAACCCTTTAAGCTCTTTCGTTTCTTCTGCAAACATCGCTCGTTTATACGTATACTCTTTTACTTGTTGTTCTGATTGCGGTTTAGTAGCTAAACTTACTATTATATGAACAAGAATACAAATAACAAATAACCAAGTAGCTTTTGCTAAAAAGTGTAATTCATTTACTGCAGGAATCCAATCAAATGTTTGTGACATAATCATTAAAAATGCTAATGAAAAACCTGTCAATAAACTCACGATAGACCCATTACCATTGGCACGTTTCCAGAACAATCCTAAAACAAAGGTAGAAACAGCCGGAGGACAGGTATACGCGATAACTAACTGTAGATATGTCCATAATGAATCGCTAACTCTTTCTATAAAAGGCACCCAAGCAATTGCAAGAACCACTAATATGACCGTTGTTATTTGCCCCACCTTAACCAATTGCTTGCTAGTAAGCTCCGGTTTTAGTTGTTTTACAAAATCCATTGTTACTAGTGTAGATGCAGAATTAAATGTCGCAGAAACCGATGACATCATTGCTGCCATTAATCCAGCTACTACAAGACCTAATACTCCTACAGGTAATAATTGAAATAATAATACAGGATATGTAAGATTAGGACAATCTGCAAGATTGTTACAAATAGTACCGTCAGTTAATGCATAATTAAGACCTGTAATATCCAAAGTACTAAACAGCAACAAGGCTAATACACCTGGAACTACCATAATAAAAATTACAGGCAACTTTAATAAGCCTGCAAACAGCGCACCCCAACGTCCGTGGTTAAGATCCTTAGCTCCCAAAACTCTTTGTACCATAAATTGATTATTTGCCCAAAAGTAAAACCCAAGCAATGGCACTCCAGTTAATAATCCCCACCAAGGCATGAATTCATCATTATCTGGCCTAACAAGACTAAAGACTTCATCTGAGTTAGTAGGTATATACTTTCCTTCAGCTAAACGATCTCCAAAATTCACTTCTCCGGCAGATAACATTCCATCAAGTTTAGCCGTCATTGCTGACCATCCTCCACCAAGCTGATCAAAAGCGAAATATGTTAACAAACAAGATCCAATTATCAGTAAAACGGCTTGTATAACTTCGGTCTGAATTACAGAATTTAATCCTCCTGGAATTGTATAAGCTGCTGCTGCAACTGCTAGTATTACTAAAATCAAAGTAGAATCCATTGAAGGAAACAACAAGGTTAAAACAATCTTACCAACATAAAGACCTGATGCAGTATCTACTAAAATATTACCAACTACCGTTATAAATGAAAAATAATAACGTGATCTTTTATCGTATCTTCTTTCTAGAAATTCTGGCATTGTATACACACCTGAGCGCAAATAGAACGGAAGAAAGAAAATAGCAAAGAAAATCAATACGACAACCGCAAACCATTCGTAATTATATACATTAATATTGGTTTGATACGCATCTGAAGCTAGTCCTACTAAAGTAGAACTGGATATATTAGCAGAAAATAAAGCGATACCAACGATTGGCCATGTCATTGTTCTTCCTCCTAAAAAATAATCTTCCGAACTTCCTCGTTTTGATTTAGAAATTCCATAGATAATGATCCCGATGAGATACACGACAATTACTGCAATGTCGATATAAGATAATTCATTCATGTGTGAAAGATTTAAATGCTTTATATAATTTTTTTACTTCTTAGAATGTCAGTAAAAAAACGATATGAGTTAAATTTAGTTAATT
Coding sequences:
- a CDS encoding sodium:solute symporter, which codes for MNELSYIDIAVIVVYLIGIIIYGISKSKRGSSEDYFLGGRTMTWPIVGIALFSANISSSTLVGLASDAYQTNINVYNYEWFAVVVLIFFAIFFLPFYLRSGVYTMPEFLERRYDKRSRYYFSFITVVGNILVDTASGLYVGKIVLTLLFPSMDSTLILVILAVAAAAYTIPGGLNSVIQTEVIQAVLLIIGSCLLTYFAFDQLGGGWSAMTAKLDGMLSAGEVNFGDRLAEGKYIPTNSDEVFSLVRPDNDEFMPWWGLLTGVPLLGFYFWANNQFMVQRVLGAKDLNHGRWGALFAGLLKLPVIFIMVVPGVLALLLFSTLDITGLNYALTDGTICNNLADCPNLTYPVLLFQLLPVGVLGLVVAGLMAAMMSSVSATFNSASTLVTMDFVKQLKPELTSKQLVKVGQITTVILVVLAIAWVPFIERVSDSLWTYLQLVIAYTCPPAVSTFVLGLFWKRANGNGSIVSLLTGFSLAFLMIMSQTFDWIPAVNELHFLAKATWLFVICILVHIIVSLATKPQSEQQVKEYTYKRAMFAEETKELKGLAWYKNYRILSVILLVITSIVVGFFW